A stretch of Lentibacillus sp. JNUCC-1 DNA encodes these proteins:
- the sigF gene encoding RNA polymerase sporulation sigma factor SigF, translating to MDVNVTEKKRQLTDEQVKTYIHRSQQGDQAARDLLVEKNTRLVWSVVQRFINRGYDPDDLFQIGSIGLIKSIDKFDLSYDVRFSTYAVPMIIGEIQRFIRDDGTLKVSRSLKETSNKVRREKERLTKEFGRSPSVNELADSLGIPVEDIVLAEDAARSPQSIHETVFENDGDPITLLDQIADSDTSWFDKMSLEETIRTLKERERLIVYLRYYKDQTQSEVADRLGISQVQVSRLEKKILQDLKTRMNL from the coding sequence ATGGATGTGAATGTAACCGAAAAAAAACGTCAATTGACCGATGAACAGGTGAAAACATATATCCATAGAAGTCAACAGGGGGATCAAGCGGCCCGAGACCTCCTTGTAGAGAAAAATACGCGACTGGTCTGGTCTGTTGTTCAACGATTTATCAATCGGGGTTACGATCCGGATGATTTGTTTCAGATTGGCAGCATCGGTTTAATTAAATCCATAGATAAATTTGATCTATCGTATGATGTACGGTTTTCAACCTACGCTGTCCCCATGATTATTGGAGAAATTCAGCGGTTCATTCGGGATGACGGCACCCTTAAGGTGAGCAGATCACTTAAAGAAACCTCCAATAAAGTACGGAGGGAAAAGGAACGGCTGACAAAAGAATTCGGGCGATCACCGTCCGTTAATGAACTTGCTGACAGCTTGGGCATACCAGTTGAGGATATCGTTCTTGCTGAAGATGCTGCACGTTCACCGCAATCGATCCATGAAACAGTGTTTGAAAATGACGGTGATCCAATTACACTTCTTGATCAGATAGCTGATTCGGACACAAGCTGGTTTGATAAAATGTCGCTTGAAGAGACAATCCGCACTCTGAAGGAAAGGGAACGACTTATCGTCTATCTCAGATACTACAAAGACCAAACACAATCCGAAGTCGCCGACCGATTAGGAATTTCCCAGGTCCAAGTATCCCGACTCGAGAAAAAAATACTGCAAGACCTAAAAACACGCATGAACCTCTAA
- a CDS encoding pyrimidine-nucleoside phosphorylase, whose protein sequence is MRMYDIITKKRDGLALSEAEIRYFITEYTNGNIPDYQASALLMAIYFNDMTDEERGLITMAMTESGDMIDLSAIEGIKVDKHSTGGVGDTTTLILAPLVASLGVPVAKMSGRGLGHTGGTIDKLEAIPGFHVEITTEEFINLVNKNKAAVVGQTGNLTPADKKLYSLRDVTATVNSIPLIASSIMSKKIASGADAIVLDVKVGSGAFMEELEDARELARAMVSIGRHVDRQTMAVISDMNQPLGKAIGNALEVKEAIDTLKGHGPEDLTELCLTLGSQMVVLSGKSGSIDEAKSLLKEQLTNGKALEQFKTFITAQGGDASVVDEPNKLPTAQHQIELPAQADGIVAQFDCNSVGAAAAMLGAGRTTKDSVIDLAVGIVLNKKIGDHVHEGESLATIHTNHADITQVKEKLYNSIHIQDEEVKLPTLIYDTITNS, encoded by the coding sequence GTGAGAATGTACGATATCATTACTAAAAAAAGAGATGGTTTGGCTTTATCAGAAGCAGAGATCCGTTATTTTATAACAGAATATACAAACGGCAACATCCCGGATTACCAGGCAAGTGCTTTGCTCATGGCCATTTATTTTAACGACATGACTGATGAAGAGCGTGGTCTGATCACCATGGCCATGACAGAATCAGGCGATATGATTGACCTATCAGCAATTGAGGGGATTAAGGTAGACAAGCATTCCACAGGGGGAGTAGGGGATACAACAACTTTGATTCTTGCGCCTCTTGTTGCCTCTCTGGGCGTGCCTGTTGCCAAAATGAGCGGACGTGGACTCGGTCATACTGGTGGTACCATCGATAAATTGGAAGCAATTCCAGGTTTTCATGTAGAAATTACCACAGAAGAATTTATCAATCTTGTGAATAAAAATAAAGCTGCCGTCGTTGGGCAAACCGGGAATCTGACCCCTGCAGACAAGAAGCTTTACAGCTTACGAGATGTGACTGCCACAGTCAACTCGATCCCTTTAATCGCAAGTTCCATTATGAGTAAAAAAATTGCTTCGGGTGCTGATGCCATTGTACTTGATGTAAAAGTTGGATCTGGGGCATTTATGGAGGAATTGGAAGACGCAAGAGAACTTGCCCGTGCGATGGTCAGTATTGGTCGTCATGTTGACAGACAAACGATGGCGGTCATTTCAGATATGAATCAGCCACTTGGAAAAGCGATTGGGAATGCCCTGGAAGTAAAAGAAGCGATTGATACATTAAAAGGACACGGACCTGAAGACCTCACCGAGCTCTGTTTGACGCTTGGCAGTCAGATGGTTGTTCTCTCAGGGAAATCGGGATCAATCGATGAAGCAAAATCATTGCTGAAAGAACAATTAACAAATGGAAAAGCACTTGAGCAATTCAAGACTTTCATAACAGCTCAGGGCGGTGATGCCAGTGTTGTAGATGAACCGAATAAGCTTCCGACAGCACAGCATCAAATTGAATTGCCAGCTCAAGCCGATGGCATTGTAGCCCAATTCGACTGTAATAGTGTTGGAGCTGCAGCAGCTATGCTGGGGGCGGGAAGAACCACAAAAGACTCAGTAATTGATCTCGCAGTTGGAATCGTGCTCAACAAAAAAATTGGTGATCATGTTCATGAAGGCGAGTCGCTCGCAACCATTCATACAAATCACGCTGATATTACTCAAGTTAAAGAGAAATTATATAACAGCATTCATATTCAGGATGAAGAAGTTAAGCTGCCAACCTTGATTTATGATACCATTACAAATTCATAA
- the spoIIM gene encoding stage II sporulation protein M, with protein MYMKKQLMLNHIKEHATVYLFMVILFLTGVVFGAVIVNSMGFAQKQDLAFYLDRFFDQLLQQENSETKTVLMDSFLYHIKYILLLFILGLSVIGLPLVWVLLFTKGLVVGFTVGFIVNQLSWNGLLLSALSIAPQNLIIIPIYLAAGSLSMIFSLTLLHRLFSRNIRQSILRPLGVYAGTFAVLLMFSFIAALLEAFIAHQGMKVVVKALYSAL; from the coding sequence ATGTATATGAAAAAACAATTGATGCTTAACCACATTAAAGAACATGCGACTGTTTACCTGTTTATGGTCATTTTATTTTTGACGGGCGTTGTATTTGGAGCCGTTATTGTTAATAGTATGGGCTTTGCGCAAAAGCAAGATCTGGCATTTTACCTTGACCGTTTTTTTGATCAGCTTCTGCAGCAGGAAAACTCTGAAACAAAGACGGTTTTGATGGACAGCTTTTTATATCACATCAAATATATTTTGTTGCTTTTTATACTCGGGTTGTCCGTCATCGGACTTCCGTTGGTCTGGGTGTTATTATTTACCAAAGGACTTGTTGTGGGTTTTACGGTCGGTTTCATTGTCAATCAATTAAGCTGGAATGGCCTTCTATTGTCTGCTTTATCCATTGCACCGCAAAATTTGATTATCATTCCCATTTATCTTGCGGCAGGCAGTTTGTCTATGATTTTTTCTTTAACATTATTGCACCGGCTGTTCAGTCGTAATATTCGCCAATCGATCTTGAGACCGCTTGGAGTATACGCTGGGACCTTTGCCGTTTTATTAATGTTTTCGTTTATTGCTGCCCTTCTGGAGGCCTTTATAGCACATCAAGGGATGAAAGTGGTTGTCAAAGCATTGTATAGTGCGTTATAA
- a CDS encoding D-alanyl-D-alanine carboxypeptidase family protein has protein sequence MKKYLLIAVVAVLSLFTAIAPVNGESHREEKEENADNLKLAATAKSAILIERDTGQVIFKKNENEVLPPASMTKIMTLLLIMEALDKGELKLDEMVRVSERAASMGGTQIFLEAGEEMSVKDMLKGIAIGSANDASMALAERIGGSEEAFVKKMNEKAKALSLEHTKFQNPSGLPAKDHYTTAHDLAIMAKELLKYETITDYTSIYEDYLRKGKENEFWLVNTNKLVKFYPGVDGLKTGYTSEAKYGLTASAEKDGMRLIAVVMGAETSKERNQMVSGMLDYAFSQYDTTRLFNKGDVITHLEMLKADHAQTPVVASESVSTMFKKGNPSENISTTVNMDKDITLPLKAGDRVGTLVVKDGDRVMSQTPLIIDRDLSKASVYMLFKRAMQEIAKKD, from the coding sequence ATGAAAAAGTATCTGCTCATTGCTGTCGTGGCAGTGTTGTCTTTATTCACAGCAATTGCGCCTGTTAACGGTGAAAGTCATAGAGAAGAAAAGGAAGAAAATGCTGACAACCTCAAGCTTGCTGCGACTGCTAAATCGGCCATATTAATAGAACGTGATACCGGGCAGGTTATTTTCAAGAAGAACGAAAATGAGGTCCTGCCTCCTGCAAGCATGACCAAAATCATGACCCTTTTACTCATTATGGAAGCATTGGATAAAGGTGAATTGAAACTGGACGAAATGGTGCGTGTGAGCGAACGTGCGGCGTCTATGGGCGGCACACAAATATTTTTGGAAGCAGGCGAAGAAATGTCTGTTAAAGACATGCTTAAAGGAATTGCCATTGGATCGGCGAATGATGCGAGTATGGCCCTTGCTGAACGCATTGGCGGCAGCGAAGAAGCCTTTGTTAAAAAGATGAACGAGAAGGCAAAAGCACTTAGCCTGGAACACACAAAGTTCCAGAATCCATCGGGGCTCCCGGCCAAAGATCACTATACTACTGCTCATGACCTGGCTATAATGGCAAAAGAATTATTAAAATACGAAACTATAACAGATTATACATCAATTTATGAAGATTATTTACGAAAAGGGAAAGAAAATGAATTCTGGCTTGTGAATACGAATAAACTTGTTAAATTTTATCCAGGTGTGGATGGGCTTAAGACAGGCTATACAAGTGAAGCTAAATATGGCTTGACTGCAAGTGCAGAGAAGGACGGGATGAGGCTGATAGCAGTTGTAATGGGCGCCGAAACATCCAAAGAGCGCAATCAAATGGTATCGGGTATGCTCGACTATGCTTTTAGTCAATATGATACAACACGTTTATTTAATAAAGGCGACGTTATCACACATCTGGAAATGTTAAAGGCAGACCATGCACAAACACCAGTAGTTGCGTCAGAATCTGTTAGTACTATGTTTAAAAAAGGGAATCCTTCTGAAAACATTTCAACAACTGTGAACATGGATAAAGATATCACACTTCCGTTGAAGGCCGGGGATCGAGTTGGAACATTGGTTGTCAAAGATGGGGATAGAGTCATGTCACAAACACCACTAATTATTGACCGGGACCTATCAAAGGCATCTGTATATATGTTGTTTAAACGAGCCATGCAAGAAATAGCAAAGAAAGACTAA
- a CDS encoding DUF4227 family protein — translation MKQLVWDTFKVFFIFLACTVLFYTGLRMMHAEYEQFHRYDPPEGQSVKVFGQEQTLLDRLNLFFRLGE, via the coding sequence ATGAAACAGCTTGTGTGGGATACATTTAAAGTGTTTTTTATCTTCTTGGCGTGCACGGTTTTATTTTATACTGGTCTTCGTATGATGCATGCAGAGTACGAGCAATTTCACAGGTATGATCCGCCGGAGGGGCAGTCTGTAAAAGTGTTTGGTCAAGAACAAACGTTGTTGGACCGGTTAAATTTATTTTTTCGGTTAGGGGAGTAG
- a CDS encoding endonuclease Q family protein gives MLKSVFADLHIHIGRDIYNKPVKITASSRLTLTNILKEASRNKGIQLIGIIDCHAPAVQEEIKTLLANEQAVELEDGGIQFENVTLLLGSEIEVYDDNCRGPIHVLAYLPSLEKMAMFTEWLEQRMTNITLSSQRYYGTAKDLQYKVKELSGIFIPAHVFTPFKSLYGKGVAWSLSEVLDRDLIDAVELGLSADTEMADHIQELRRYTYVSNSDAHSLAKIGREYQEIAMEEITFKEFYWAMHEVNGRRVISNYGMNPQLGKYHTTVCQKCLTQLSPQAKVCEACGSTKVVKGVADRIKELQTIEGSQRTQERPPYVYQVPLEYLPSLGPKTFEKLLEHFKTEMNVIHFAAEDELVEIVPAKLAKAIIAMRRGELQIKAGGGGKYGSVSAD, from the coding sequence ATGCTAAAGAGCGTTTTCGCCGATTTGCATATTCACATCGGTAGAGACATTTACAATAAACCTGTAAAAATCACTGCGTCAAGTCGTTTGACGTTAACAAACATTTTAAAAGAAGCAAGCCGCAATAAAGGAATCCAACTTATCGGAATTATTGACTGTCATGCGCCGGCAGTCCAGGAGGAAATTAAAACGCTTCTGGCCAATGAACAGGCAGTGGAACTGGAAGATGGCGGAATTCAATTTGAAAATGTCACACTGCTGCTCGGCTCAGAAATCGAGGTGTATGATGACAATTGCCGAGGTCCCATTCATGTGTTGGCATATTTGCCGTCCCTTGAGAAAATGGCAATGTTCACGGAATGGCTGGAACAGAGAATGACTAATATTACGTTAAGCTCCCAGCGATACTATGGCACAGCTAAGGATCTGCAGTATAAGGTTAAGGAGCTGTCTGGTATCTTTATTCCAGCGCATGTTTTTACTCCATTTAAAAGTTTATATGGCAAAGGTGTCGCCTGGTCGTTAAGTGAAGTGCTCGACCGCGATCTGATAGATGCTGTCGAACTTGGATTAAGTGCAGATACAGAAATGGCTGATCACATACAGGAATTACGCCGATATACGTATGTCTCCAATTCTGACGCACATTCTTTAGCAAAAATTGGGCGGGAGTATCAGGAAATCGCAATGGAAGAAATCACGTTTAAGGAATTTTATTGGGCTATGCATGAGGTGAATGGCCGGAGGGTTATCAGCAACTACGGTATGAATCCACAGCTGGGTAAATATCATACGACAGTCTGTCAAAAGTGTCTTACACAACTTTCACCTCAAGCAAAGGTCTGTGAAGCGTGTGGCTCTACAAAGGTTGTCAAGGGTGTTGCGGATCGCATAAAAGAACTTCAAACGATAGAAGGCTCACAACGAACGCAAGAGCGCCCTCCTTATGTCTATCAAGTTCCCCTTGAGTATCTACCTTCTCTTGGTCCAAAAACATTCGAAAAGCTACTCGAACATTTTAAAACAGAAATGAATGTGATTCACTTTGCAGCGGAAGATGAATTAGTAGAAATTGTGCCTGCCAAACTGGCTAAAGCGATCATCGCAATGCGCCGTGGCGAGCTGCAGATAAAAGCAGGCGGCGGTGGTAAATACGGGTCAGTTTCTGCAGATTAA
- a CDS encoding purine-nucleoside phosphorylase — translation MKEQLNESVSYIKSKLNAAPEIGLILGSGLGVLADSIEEPVVIDYKDIPHFPESTVSGHKGRLVCGMFEGRQVLAMQGRFHYYEGYTMQEVTFPVRVMNQLGVDKLLVTNAAGGVNTAFTPGDLMILTDHINNMGNNPLIGPNDDDAGVRFPDMSRVYTESYIDHASKCADDLGMDIQKGVYVANTGPVYETPAEVRMLRMMGGDAVGMSTVPEVIAAAHTGMKVLGISCISNMAAGILDQPLTHDEVIETTEKVKGNFIKLVKKIIQTLPQ, via the coding sequence ATGAAGGAACAACTGAATGAATCTGTTTCATATATTAAGTCAAAGTTAAACGCTGCACCAGAGATCGGGTTGATTCTCGGCTCCGGTCTTGGGGTGCTTGCTGATTCGATCGAAGAACCAGTTGTGATTGATTATAAAGACATACCTCATTTTCCGGAGTCGACAGTTTCCGGTCATAAAGGACGTTTGGTCTGTGGCATGTTCGAAGGTAGACAGGTCCTTGCTATGCAGGGGCGCTTTCATTACTATGAAGGCTATACCATGCAGGAAGTGACATTTCCTGTGAGGGTTATGAACCAGCTTGGTGTTGATAAGCTTTTGGTTACCAATGCTGCCGGCGGCGTTAATACAGCGTTCACACCTGGAGATCTGATGATACTAACCGATCATATCAACAATATGGGAAATAATCCGCTGATCGGTCCGAATGATGATGACGCAGGGGTACGTTTTCCCGATATGTCGCGTGTTTATACAGAGTCTTATATTGATCATGCAAGTAAGTGTGCTGACGATCTGGGAATGGATATACAAAAAGGGGTATATGTCGCCAACACAGGACCTGTTTATGAAACACCTGCAGAAGTCCGTATGCTTAGAATGATGGGAGGCGATGCTGTTGGAATGTCTACCGTTCCCGAGGTTATCGCCGCAGCACATACAGGCATGAAGGTGCTTGGAATTTCCTGTATCTCCAACATGGCTGCGGGCATTCTTGATCAGCCGCTCACACACGACGAGGTCATCGAAACAACTGAAAAGGTAAAAGGTAATTTCATAAAGCTTGTTAAAAAAATCATTCAAACATTACCACAATAA
- the spoIIAB gene encoding anti-sigma F factor — protein MRNEMSIQFSSLSENESFARVTVAAFISQLDPTMDELTEIKTVVSEAVTNSIIHGYHNQPTGTITITCVLHDEEVELTVKDDGCGIGNLEEARQPLYTSKPELERSGMGFTIMENFMDVIDVTSGENQGTIIQMKKQLTTSKTVCK, from the coding sequence ATGAGAAATGAAATGTCTATACAATTTTCAAGTTTGAGCGAAAATGAATCGTTTGCCAGAGTGACTGTGGCTGCCTTTATTTCTCAGCTTGATCCCACAATGGATGAATTGACGGAAATTAAAACAGTCGTTTCTGAGGCCGTAACAAATTCAATTATTCATGGTTATCACAACCAGCCGACGGGCACGATCACCATTACGTGTGTCCTGCATGACGAAGAAGTTGAACTCACTGTAAAGGATGATGGGTGCGGAATTGGAAATCTTGAGGAAGCCAGACAGCCGCTATACACATCCAAACCCGAGCTGGAACGCTCTGGAATGGGTTTCACCATCATGGAGAACTTTATGGATGTCATTGACGTGACTTCTGGGGAAAATCAAGGAACCATCATCCAAATGAAAAAGCAACTTACTACGAGCAAAACGGTTTGCAAATAG
- the xerD gene encoding site-specific tyrosine recombinase XerD codes for MLESGYNDFFHYIQVERGLSENTLKSYRRDLNQYKQFVIGTLEQPDWETITRQNILQFLQKLNMDGRSPATIARMVSSIRSFHQFLLRDGVVTHDASLHIEIPRKERKLPAILSTDEVGLLLDIHDRTPLGLRNKAMLEVLYATGLRVTELITLKVSDLHLTMGFVRCLGKGNKERIVPLGEVAQEAVELYLQNARRKLAKRNEDSNVLFVNQHGRPLSRQGFWKVLKAISKEAGIKKKITPHTLRHSFATHLLENGADLRAVQEMLGHADISTTQIYTHVTKSRLKDMYKAYHPRA; via the coding sequence ATGCTGGAGTCTGGTTACAATGATTTTTTTCATTATATTCAAGTGGAACGGGGTTTGTCGGAAAATACATTGAAGTCTTACCGAAGAGATCTGAATCAATACAAACAATTTGTCATAGGTACACTTGAACAACCAGATTGGGAAACGATTACAAGGCAAAATATTTTGCAGTTTCTTCAAAAATTGAACATGGATGGAAGGTCTCCAGCTACAATTGCACGCATGGTTTCTTCCATACGCTCTTTTCATCAGTTTCTATTACGTGATGGCGTTGTGACGCATGATGCTTCCCTGCATATAGAAATTCCACGAAAAGAGCGAAAGCTGCCTGCAATTCTATCCACTGATGAAGTGGGCTTACTCCTTGATATTCACGATCGCACTCCGCTCGGCCTTAGAAACAAGGCAATGCTGGAAGTGCTTTATGCAACAGGGCTGAGAGTGACGGAATTGATTACATTAAAAGTCAGTGATTTACACTTAACCATGGGGTTTGTTCGGTGCCTTGGAAAGGGGAACAAAGAACGCATTGTCCCTCTTGGGGAAGTTGCACAAGAAGCAGTAGAACTTTATTTGCAAAACGCACGCAGAAAGCTCGCCAAGCGGAATGAAGACAGTAACGTGCTGTTTGTTAACCAGCACGGAAGACCTTTGTCAAGACAAGGCTTTTGGAAGGTGCTCAAAGCGATATCGAAAGAGGCGGGTATTAAGAAAAAGATCACACCACACACATTAAGGCACTCATTTGCAACACATCTTCTTGAAAATGGTGCAGATTTGCGGGCGGTTCAGGAAATGCTTGGACATGCGGATATCTCAACGACGCAAATATACACACACGTCACGAAGAGCAGGCTTAAAGATATGTATAAGGCCTATCATCCTCGAGCGTGA
- a CDS encoding NUDIX domain-containing protein, producing MKKFEEKTLDSQSIYDGKIIKVHVDDVRLPDGNTAKRERVEHSGAVAVIPITEEGKIVFVEQYRKPLEKSIIEIPAGKLEQDEAPEKTAVRELEEETGYTTHELEYVASFYTSPGFADELMHIYLAKNIIKLEETIAGDDDEFIDIIEMTLEEAEKCVKEERIHDAKTNYAVLYLASLNWPHLNKRS from the coding sequence ATGAAGAAGTTTGAGGAAAAAACGCTTGATTCTCAAAGCATTTATGATGGGAAGATCATTAAAGTTCATGTGGATGATGTCCGCCTGCCTGATGGCAATACAGCGAAACGAGAGCGTGTTGAGCACTCCGGAGCGGTTGCCGTCATTCCGATAACGGAAGAGGGCAAAATAGTGTTTGTCGAACAATACCGGAAGCCGCTGGAAAAGTCAATCATTGAAATCCCGGCCGGAAAGCTTGAACAGGATGAAGCACCGGAAAAAACAGCTGTCCGCGAGCTGGAAGAAGAAACAGGCTACACGACCCATGAGCTTGAATACGTTGCGTCATTTTACACGTCGCCGGGTTTTGCGGATGAACTTATGCATATTTATCTCGCAAAAAACATCATCAAACTGGAAGAAACAATTGCTGGAGACGATGATGAATTTATTGACATCATAGAAATGACACTTGAGGAGGCCGAAAAGTGTGTTAAAGAAGAACGCATCCATGACGCCAAAACAAATTATGCGGTATTATATCTGGCATCGCTGAATTGGCCGCACCTCAATAAACGGAGTTGA
- the deoB gene encoding phosphopentomutase: MQPFKRVFLIVMDSVGIGEAPDAEKFNDLGAHTLGHIAEHMNGLRMPNMEALGLGNIEPIKGIGRVETAEAHYTKMQEASNGKDTMTGHWELMGLNIQQPFRTFPDGFPQELLDDLEERTGRKSIGNKPASGTEIIKELGKEHMETGALIVYTSADSVLQIAAHEDIVPIDELYRICEVARELTLDEKYMVGRVIARPFIGQPGAFERTSNRHDYALKPFGRTVMNEMKDSGLDVIAIGKISDIYDGEGVTEAIRTADNDDGMTKIVDTLDQDFTGLSFLNLVDFDAKFGHRRDPEGYGNALEAFDQRLPEVLEKMTDDDLLIITADHGNDPIHHGTDHTREYVPLVVYHKQIKEGKHIPLRETFADVGATVSENFDIKMPEHGKSFLKEIK; the protein is encoded by the coding sequence ATGCAACCATTTAAACGTGTATTTTTAATTGTTATGGATTCTGTAGGAATTGGAGAAGCCCCTGATGCAGAAAAATTCAACGATCTTGGAGCACACACGCTCGGGCATATTGCTGAACATATGAATGGCCTTCGCATGCCCAATATGGAAGCGCTTGGCCTTGGAAACATTGAACCTATTAAAGGTATTGGTCGAGTTGAAACAGCTGAAGCCCATTATACCAAAATGCAGGAAGCTTCAAACGGCAAAGATACGATGACAGGTCATTGGGAACTCATGGGACTTAATATCCAACAGCCTTTCCGCACATTTCCGGACGGGTTTCCTCAGGAACTTCTTGATGATTTGGAAGAGCGGACTGGGCGCAAATCTATTGGAAACAAACCAGCTTCCGGCACGGAAATCATTAAAGAACTGGGAAAAGAACATATGGAAACAGGAGCACTCATTGTTTATACATCCGCAGACTCTGTCCTGCAAATCGCTGCGCATGAGGATATTGTGCCAATTGATGAGCTTTACCGGATTTGTGAAGTTGCCAGGGAACTGACACTGGATGAGAAATATATGGTGGGACGGGTTATTGCTCGGCCATTTATTGGACAACCTGGTGCTTTTGAACGCACATCAAACCGTCATGATTATGCATTGAAACCATTTGGACGCACGGTTATGAATGAGATGAAAGACAGTGGACTTGATGTCATAGCTATTGGGAAAATTTCTGATATTTATGATGGCGAGGGCGTGACAGAAGCGATCCGGACTGCTGATAATGACGACGGGATGACAAAGATTGTCGACACATTGGATCAAGATTTTACTGGATTAAGCTTTTTGAATCTGGTTGATTTTGATGCGAAATTCGGCCACCGACGTGATCCGGAAGGCTATGGAAATGCGCTTGAAGCCTTTGATCAGCGCTTGCCGGAGGTGCTGGAAAAAATGACTGACGATGACCTGCTCATCATTACAGCCGACCATGGCAATGACCCGATCCATCATGGCACAGATCACACGCGGGAATACGTGCCTTTGGTCGTTTACCACAAACAAATTAAAGAAGGAAAACACATTCCGCTCAGAGAAACTTTCGCTGATGTGGGGGCAACCGTCTCGGAGAACTTTGACATCAAAATGCCTGAGCATGGCAAGAGTTTTCTTAAAGAGATTAAATAG
- the spoIIAA gene encoding anti-sigma F factor antagonist has protein sequence MGLRIMFEVREDVLIVRLSGELDHHEAEELREEWKSMIYNNAVQHVILNLEDVTFMDSSGLGVVLGRYKEVSQLGGEMVVCAISSPVKRLFEMSGLFKIVRLEESETGALATLGVAS, from the coding sequence ATGGGGTTGAGGATAATGTTTGAAGTGCGGGAAGATGTTTTGATTGTCAGATTATCAGGGGAACTGGATCATCATGAAGCCGAAGAACTTCGCGAAGAATGGAAAAGTATGATTTATAATAACGCTGTTCAGCATGTCATATTAAATCTTGAAGATGTTACATTTATGGACAGTTCAGGATTGGGTGTTGTACTTGGCAGGTACAAAGAAGTGTCACAACTGGGGGGAGAAATGGTGGTATGTGCGATTTCCTCTCCAGTTAAACGTCTATTCGAAATGTCGGGGTTATTTAAAATCGTTCGCCTGGAAGAAAGTGAAACAGGGGCCTTGGCAACTTTGGGGGTGGCTTCATGA
- the fur gene encoding ferric iron uptake transcriptional regulator has translation MEHRIDNIKKQLHAQNYKLTPQREATVRVLIEREQDHLSAEEIYLLVKEKAPEIGLATVYRTLELLSELKVVDKINFGDGVSRYDLRKEGAEHFHHHLICVECGSVEEIMDDLLVDVEKIVEKDWGFQVKDHRLTFHGVCRQCQEVMVSTS, from the coding sequence ATGGAACACCGTATCGATAACATTAAAAAACAACTCCATGCACAAAATTATAAATTGACACCGCAACGGGAAGCGACAGTGCGTGTCCTGATCGAACGGGAACAAGACCACTTGAGTGCTGAAGAAATTTATTTGCTTGTTAAAGAAAAAGCACCTGAAATTGGCTTGGCTACGGTGTACCGGACGCTGGAGCTCTTGTCTGAACTGAAAGTTGTTGACAAAATCAATTTTGGCGATGGTGTTTCACGATATGATCTTCGCAAAGAAGGCGCAGAGCATTTTCACCATCACTTGATTTGTGTAGAATGTGGATCTGTTGAAGAGATTATGGATGATTTACTTGTTGACGTGGAAAAAATAGTTGAAAAAGACTGGGGTTTTCAAGTGAAGGATCACCGCTTGACATTTCATGGTGTATGCCGGCAATGTCAGGAAGTGATGGTCAGCACCAGTTAA